A single window of Silurus meridionalis isolate SWU-2019-XX chromosome 11, ASM1480568v1, whole genome shotgun sequence DNA harbors:
- the elovl7b gene encoding elongation of very long chain fatty acids protein 7, whose product MAFNKLTSSAALLYDAWLKDADPRVEDWPLMSSPFPQTMIILSYIYFVTTLGPRLMENRKPFDLKQPMIIYNFSIVIFSIYMIYEFLMSGWANGYSYGCDLVDYSSSPQALRMAWTCWLYYFSKFIEMLDTIFFVLRKKNSQVSFLHVYHHSIMPFTWWFGVKFAAGGLGTFHALLNCCVHVVMYSYYALSALGPSYQKYLWWKKYMTTIQLVQFVMVTVHAGQFFFMKDCPYQFPVFLYVIGLYGLIFLVLFLNFYYHAYTKGKRLPKVLQNGTSFLNRAHKTD is encoded by the exons ATGGCTTTCAACAAGCTGACATCAAGTGCTGCCCTGCTTTATGATGCGTGGCTTAAAGATGCTG ACCCAAGAGTCGAGGACTGGCCTCTTATGTCCTCTCCGTTCCCTCAAACTATGATCATCCTTTCCTACATCTACTTTGTCACGACGCTGGGACCTCGTCTGATGGAGAACCGTAAACCTTTTGACCTCAAGCAACCGATGATCATCTATAACTTCAGCATAGTCATCTTCTCAATTTACATGATTTATGAG ttTCTCATGTCTGGCTGGGCCAATGGGTACTCATACGGGTGTGACCTTGTGGATTATTCCAGCTCACCACAGGCTCTCCGA ATGGCATGGACTTGCTGGCTGTATTACTTCTCAAAGTTCATTGAGATGTTGGATACT ATTTTCTTTGTGCTGAGAAAAAAGAACAGCCAAGTCAGTTTCCTCCATGTGTACCATCACTCAATCATGCCCTTTACATGGTGGTTTGGAGTCAAGTTTGCTGcag GTGGTCTGGGAACCTTCCATGCCCTGCTAAACTGCTGTGTCCATGTGGTCATGTACAGCTACTATGCCTTGTCTGCTTTGGGCCCAAGCTATCAGAAATACCTCTGGTGGAAGAAGTACATGACTACTATTCAGCTG gttcagTTTGTAATGGTGACTGTTCACGCTGGCCAGTTTTTTTTCATGAAGGACTGCCCTTACCAATTCCCAGTGTTCCTCTATGTCATTGGCTTGTATGGGCTGATCTTCCTGGTTCTTTTCCTCAATTTTTATTACCATGCCTACACCAAGGGTAAGAGGTTGCCCAAGGTCCTACAGAATGGCACATCCTTCCTTAACCGTGCACACAAGACTGACTAA